TGGCGACAGGGACCTCGTAGCCGGGATTGGCCAGTTTGATCAGCCGGAGCGTATTATCAGTAGCTTGTGCCACGCTGGCGTTGCCAAATACGGTCGTGATGCATCCACTTTGACATCAGGAGCCTTCAAGGCATGCGGTCTTCGTTTTGTACATCAGCAGATAGACCAGGAATGCCGCCAGGACGGCCAAGAGGAAGCCGTAGTGAGTGGGGAAACCGTCGACGATCTGTCCCAGCTTCGCGCTGTCCTGAATGAAGGGGAGACGGGCAAAGCCGCCGCTGTCCGGTGCTTTGAATACATAGTTCAGCAAATACGATACGAACAGAATCGCGATAAAGTTGAACATCAACGTAGAAACAATTTCGTCAGCCTTAAAGTAGGCTTTTAAAATCCCCGGCAAAAAGCCGTACAGCGCTCCACCGATGAGCGCCGCCAGGATGACCAGCGGAATGTGAATCCACGGGAACAGGTCAGTCAGATAGACGGCGGCCAATGCTCCC
This sequence is a window from Brevibacillus composti. Protein-coding genes within it:
- a CDS encoding ABC transporter permease, whose product is MSGILVIFIVSDEPVAALHALLIEPFTSLYSFGSVLNRMIPLVFTGLAIVVVFQSGVFSMGAEGQLYIGALTGALAAVYLTDLFPWIHIPLVILAALIGGALYGFLPGILKAYFKADEIVSTLMFNFIAILFVSYLLNYVFKAPDSGGFARLPFIQDSAKLGQIVDGFPTHYGFLLAVLAAFLVYLLMYKTKTACLEGS